A genomic window from Prunus persica cultivar Lovell chromosome G2, Prunus_persica_NCBIv2, whole genome shotgun sequence includes:
- the LOC109947654 gene encoding T-complex protein 1 subunit gamma-like: MATRVFMVKQWLYEAAAIAFEAIPRTLAQNCGVNMIRTMTALQGKHANGEKSWIGIDGNTGVITDVKEKKIWDAYNVKGQSFKTAIEAACLLLRIDDIVSGMKKKQPPGAKAHSKPQVETEGDADNEQIIPECLWRARGYLSLNEVLL, translated from the exons ATGGCTACACGTGTTTTTATGGTAAAACAGTGGCTGTATGAAGCTGCTGCTATAGCTTTTGAGGCTATACCACGTACTTTGGCTCAGAATTGCGGGGTGAATATGATTAGAACAATGACGGCGCTGCAGGGAAAG cATGCAAATGGTGAAAAATCATGGATTGGCATTGATGGTAACACTGGTGTGATAACTGatgtgaaagagaaaaag ATATGGGATGCCTACAACGTGAAGGGCCAGAGTTTTAAAACGGCCATAGAAGCTGCTTGCCTACTTCTCAGAATCGATGACATTGTGAGtgggatgaagaagaagcagcctCCTGGTGCCAAAGCTCATTCCAAGCCTCAAGTTGAGACAGAAGGCGATGCAGATAATGAGCAAATAATTCCGGAGTGCTTATGGAGAGCACGTGGTTATCTCAGTTTGAATGAAGTTTTgctttaa